In Gossypium arboreum isolate Shixiya-1 chromosome 5, ASM2569848v2, whole genome shotgun sequence, a single genomic region encodes these proteins:
- the LOC108452126 gene encoding probable alpha-amylase 2, whose translation MGNTNNGPEESTDLGAVLRNGREILLQGFNWESHKYDWWRNLERKVPDIAKSGFTSVWLPPASNSFSPEGYLPQNLYSLNSSYGSEQLLKALLQKLKQYKVRSMADIVINHRIGTTKGHGGMYNRYDGIPLAWNEHAVTSCTGGLGNRSTGDNFHGVPNIDHSQHFVRKDIIGWLKWLRSVGFQDFRFDFARGYSAKYVKEYIEGAKPIFSVGEYWDSCNYNGHGLDYNQDSHRQRIVNWIDATGQLSAAFDFTTKGILQEAVKGQFWRLRDPQGKPPGVMGWWPSRAVTFIDNHDTGSTQAHWPFPSNHIMEGYAYILTHPGIPSVFYDHFYDWGNSIHEQIVKLMDIRRRQDIHSRSSVRILESQHNLYSAIIAEKVCMKIGDGSWCPTGREWALETSGHRYAVWQKQ comes from the exons ATGGGTAACACCAATAAC GGTCCGGAGGAAAGCACTGATCTTG GTGCAGTGTTGCGAAATGGAAGAGAAATCCTTTTGCAG GGTTTTAACTGGGAGTCTCACAAATATGACTGGTGGAGAAACTTAGAAAGGAAAGTTCCTGACATTGCCAAATCTGGGTTTACATCTGTATGGTTGCCACCAGCATCTAACTCCTTTTCACCTGAAG GGTACCTTCCCCAAAACCTTTATTCACTCAACTCTTCATATGGGTCTGAGCAGTTGTTGAAAGCATTACTCCAAAAACTAAAGCAGTACAAAGTTAGATCAATGGCTGACATAGTAATCAATCATCGTATTGGAACTACTAAAGGCCATGGAGGAATGTATAACCGTTATGATGGAATTCCACTTGCGTGGAATGAACATGCTGTCACATCTTGTACTGGTGGACTG GGTAACAGAAGCACTGGAGACAACTTCCATGGGGTTCCAAATATTGATCACAGCCAACATTTTGTTCGTAAGGACATCATAGGGTGGTTGAAGTGGTTACGTAGTGTTGGCTTCCAAGATTTTCGCTTTGATTTTGCAAGGGG TTACTCAGCAAAATATGTCAAAGAATACATTGAAGGAGCAAAGCCTATATTTTCTGTCGGAGAATATTGGGATTCTTGCAACTATAATGGACATGGATTAGACTATAACCAAG ATAGCCATAGACAAAGGATCGTTAATTGGATTGATGCCACGGGACAGCTCTCGGCTGCATTTGACTTCACAACCAAGGGGATTCTTCAG GAAGCTGTAAAAGGGCAGTTCTGGCGTCTGCGTGACCCTCAAGGAAAGCCACCAGGTGTAATGGGGTGGTGGCCCTCAAGGGCTGTCACATTTATCGATAACCATGACACAGGCTCAACACAG GCTCATTGGCCTTTCCCCTCAAATCATATTATGGAG GGTTATGCATACATACTTACACATCCAGGAATACCATCAGTTTTTTACGACCACTTTTATGACTGGGGCAATTCCATTCACGAACAAATTGTCAAATTG ATGGACATTCGAAGGCGTCAAGATATTCACAGCCGGTCATCTGTCAGAATTCTGGAGTCCCAACACAACCTGTATTCTGCAATTATTGCAGAAAAAGTATGCATGAAGATTGGGGATGGTTCATGGTGTCCAACTGGCAGAGAGTGGGCACTTGAAACCAGCGGACATAGATATGCAGTGTGGCAAAAGCAATGA
- the LOC108453816 gene encoding 24-methylenesterol C-methyltransferase 2, whose protein sequence is MDSLSLFCTGALLAGGLYWFVCVLGPAEQKGKRAVDLSGGSISAEKVRDNYKQYWSFFRRPKEIETAEKVPDFVDTFYNLVTDIYEWGWGQSFHFSPSIPGKSHRDATRLHEEMAVDLIDVKPGDRILDVGCGVGGPMRAIAAHSQAKVVGITINDYQVNRARMHNKKAGLDSLCEVVCGNFLEMPFQDNSFDGAYSIEATCHAPKLEDVYAEVFRVLKPGSLYVSYEWVTTEKYRADNPEHVEVIQGIERGDALPGLRSYSDIAEAAKKVGFEVVKEKDLAKPPSLPWWTRLKMGRIAYWRNHILVIVLAAIGIAPKGTVDVHDMLFKTADYLTRGGDSGIFSPMHMILLRKPKEGPSKS, encoded by the coding sequence atggATTCTCTTTCTCTCTTTTGTACCGGGGCTCTTTTAGCCGGCGGTCTGTACTGGTTCGTTTGCGTTTTAGGCCCCGCAGAGCAGAAGGGCAAGCGAGCTGTCGATCTCTCCGGCGGTTCCATTTCCGCTGAAAAGGTTCGAGACAACTACAAGCAGTATTGGTCTTTCTTCCGCCGCCCAAAGGAGATCGAAACCGCCGAGAAAGTCCCGGACTTCGTCGACACTTTTTACAATCTAGTCACTGATATATACGAATGGGGGTGGGGTCAATCCTTCCATTTCTCTCCTTCCATCCCGGGGAAATCTCACCGTGACGCGACGCGTCTCCACGAAGAGATGGCCGTCGATCTCATTGACGTCAAACCCGGAGATCGAATCCTCGACGTCGGATGCGGGGTAGGCGGACCTATGCGTGCCATTGCGGCTCACTCGCAAGCCAAAGTCGTGGGCATCACGATCAACGATTACCAAGTGAACCGCGCCCGGATGCACAACAAGAAAGCCGGGCTAGATTCTCTTTGCGAAGTTGTTTGTGGGAACTTCCTGGAGATGCCGTTTCAAGACAACAGCTTCGACGGCGCCTACTCCATCGAAGCAACATGCCACGCGCCGAAACTGGAAGATGTCTACGCCGAGGTCTTCCGGGTACTGAAACCCGGATCTCTCTACGTGTCTTACGAGTGGGTCACAACTGAAAAGTACCGAGCAGATAACCCGGAGCACGTGGAGGTCATTCAAGGTATCGAAAGAGGCGATGCTTTGCCTGGCCTCAGGAGCTACTCCGATATTGCCGAGGCTGCAAAAAAGGTAGGATTTGAGGTTGTGAAGGAGAAGGATCTGGCCAAGCCACCGTCTCTCCCCTGGTGGACTAGGCTTAAGATGGGTAGAATCGCCTACTGGAGGAACCACATTCTCGTCATTGTGCTGGCTGCCATAGGCATAGCTCCTAAAGGAACCGTTGATGTTCACGATATGTTGTTCAAGACCGCTGATTATTTGACCAGAGGTGGGGATTCTGGAATTTTTTCCCCCATGCACATGATTCTCCTCAGAAAACCCAAGGAGGGTCCTTCAAAATCCTAG